In Oncorhynchus gorbuscha isolate QuinsamMale2020 ecotype Even-year linkage group LG02, OgorEven_v1.0, whole genome shotgun sequence, a single genomic region encodes these proteins:
- the LOC124010618 gene encoding uncharacterized protein LOC124010618 isoform X5, producing the protein MASVSDLQARRVENNNTRTLLNSEGVYEAAEDNSSQIILENPDPDIVKTISHYFDAALSGQKYVLSHPVTDHGAESSADSRDSGDSLFITQVPVSEVVRSVRRCHSKERSEFTCTIESEESGDEDGPATPQRKQQVSQAMKHHKRKAEKHGLKKYSFPFLGSVYRSKPLSSREWAYRNTHLPLLNSVTFSSKAIGGFFRCVKTLKKFSKGKATLASALPNRYLDKEDRRWNLKVVMMTSEWWKIHF; encoded by the exons ATGGCTTCTGTCAGTGACCTGCAAGCTCGACGAGTTGAAAATAATAATACACGCACTCTGTTGAACTCAGAAGGCGTTTATGAAGCAGCAGAAGATAATTCATCCCAGATCATTCTGGAGAACCCCGATCCTGATATCGTTAAAACAATCTCACATTATTTCGATGCTGCTCTCAGTGGGCAGAAATATGTGTTATCCCATCCCGTCACAGACCATGGCGCTGAGTCTTCAGCAGACAG TAGGGATTCAGGGGACAGCCTGTTCATAACTCAAGTGCCAGTGTCTGAGGTGGTGAGGTCAGTGAGAAGATGTCACtcaaaggagaggtcagagttcacATGTACCATAGAATCAGAGGAGAGTGGGGACGAAGATGGACCTGCCACTCCCCAAAGGAAGCAGCAGGTCTCACAGGCAATGAAACATCACAAGAGGAAAGCAGAGAAGCATGGCCTGAAAAAGTACTCCTTTCCCTTTCTGGGGAGCGTTTACAGAAGTAAACCCCTATCTAGTCGAGAGTGGgcttacagaaacacacacctacCACTATTAAATAGTGTGACCTTCTCA AGTAAGGCAATTGGAGGCTTTTTTAGATGTGTCAAAACACTGAAGAAGTTCTCTAAAGGAAAAGCGACTTTAGCTTCAGCTTTACCAAACAGATATCTGGATAAGGAAG ACAGGAGGTGGAATCTGAAGGTAGTGATGATGACATCAGAGTGGTG GAAAATACACTTTTAA
- the LOC124010618 gene encoding uncharacterized protein LOC124010618 isoform X3 produces the protein MASVSDLQARRVENNNTRTLLNSEGVYEAAEDNSSQIILENPDPDIVKTISHYFDAALSGQKYVLSHPVTDHGAESSADSRDSGDSLFITQVPVSEVVRSVRRCHSKERSEFTCTIESEESGDEDGPATPQRKQQVSQAMKHHKRKAEKHGLKKYSFPFLGSVYRSKPLSSREWAYRNTHLPLLNSVTFSSKAIGGFFRCVKTLKKFSKGKATLASALPNRYLDKEGELSPLSEQEVESEGSDDDIRVVENTLLMPFLKNKNSQTWCYPSSEAEKQCRKFSSVSKDSTAKTKKRSTKKTQHLPHVKQTLSLVSKMIEDTPSKQSFAGSRRIVPEKCNMAEEETNPESVSCVRRCSSGRSLVRNETEEPSIHLADNTDGQEENDNMDISLTEWKTMLNIRFVSEDVEGSRIDQPVDITSSPINEVQESEGSCLERTQVGRAMTPSVTGQRPDRDHQNQTRETEADPGIKGHNPPSTDPVLTNDCTNVDAGGDYEQKGKKRKKKNRKREGGDDESIEDRVGQPPCQEAPDYQELVTCVSTSTIQGGEATEITQHSVSVSGEMIMPQKKKRKKEKRDSPCHVDTDICLRQEENPKLSSHAGGGAIVQTEDIELKKMKKKYKNSTAHAILEEGPEKGHFLNLSLETQLDEVIGPQKGTNISTLPEDTVINLHVNATDIRPKTIECSIVQLTKLVAQRKKHKTMAPIDNSLAQSDGTIYFRKRKKAKKDGDSCSNEMVGNYTEIPLTRSTSSQSGEINTPEKKNRKRDKKQNSDIHEDSLARPKENVVTHERSEEKVTEKKRKKRRKSSTEDGAVVQQQHDNIQKFHITLKSSVSESIDTVPPRKKGKKDGDVVTPLSTEERRQKDSIPPETDEITSPRKKKKKRDGSKDTCSVIHQDTAAPLEKESIGISLEGCESSALTPDDTVSQRKNKKNKNSLTKHDPGGRLKNYATKISRRMNATVKNSRPEEKKAIDTAEVRLEAESAFISSERKRKKTKRRKSTDYEVPAVGHQDNDNTAILIETTQSSMTQYTETESQKKKKKKKKKINDNTAMLIETTQSSMTQSTETEPQKKKKKKKIINRKTNKESVATTHTDGRQTGEMSEATSGCLPLPQINPDPVSISHELVSSAEKKKKHGKDKRMMYV, from the exons ATGGCTTCTGTCAGTGACCTGCAAGCTCGACGAGTTGAAAATAATAATACACGCACTCTGTTGAACTCAGAAGGCGTTTATGAAGCAGCAGAAGATAATTCATCCCAGATCATTCTGGAGAACCCCGATCCTGATATCGTTAAAACAATCTCACATTATTTCGATGCTGCTCTCAGTGGGCAGAAATATGTGTTATCCCATCCCGTCACAGACCATGGCGCTGAGTCTTCAGCAGACAG TAGGGATTCAGGGGACAGCCTGTTCATAACTCAAGTGCCAGTGTCTGAGGTGGTGAGGTCAGTGAGAAGATGTCACtcaaaggagaggtcagagttcacATGTACCATAGAATCAGAGGAGAGTGGGGACGAAGATGGACCTGCCACTCCCCAAAGGAAGCAGCAGGTCTCACAGGCAATGAAACATCACAAGAGGAAAGCAGAGAAGCATGGCCTGAAAAAGTACTCCTTTCCCTTTCTGGGGAGCGTTTACAGAAGTAAACCCCTATCTAGTCGAGAGTGGgcttacagaaacacacacctacCACTATTAAATAGTGTGACCTTCTCA AGTAAGGCAATTGGAGGCTTTTTTAGATGTGTCAAAACACTGAAGAAGTTCTCTAAAGGAAAAGCGACTTTAGCTTCAGCTTTACCAAACAGATATCTGGATAAGGAAGGTGAACTGTCTCCACTGTCAGA ACAGGAGGTGGAATCTGAAGGTAGTGATGATGACATCAGAGTGGTG GAAAATACACTTTTAATGCCATTCCTGAAAAATAAAAATAGTCAAACTTGGTGTTATCCATCATCTGAAGCTGAAAAGCAATGCAGAAAGTTTTCATCTGTAAGCAAAGACTCCACCGCCAAGACAAAGAAACGGAGCACAAAGAAAACACAACACCTCCCTCATGTTAAACAAACTCTTTCCTTGGTTTCCAAAATGATTGAAGACACACCATCAAAGCAGAGTTTTGCTGGGTCACGGCGAATCGTACCTGAGAAATGTAACATGGCAGAAGAAGAGACTAACCCAGAGTCAGTCAGTTGCGTTAGGAGATGTTCATCTGGTAGGAGTTTAGTACGCAATGAAACAGAAGAACCTAGTATACATTTAGCTGACAATACAGACGGACAGGAAGAGAACGACAACATGGACATTTCATTGACAGAATGGAAGACAATGCTGAATATCAGATTTGTCAGTGAGGACGTAGAGGGGAGTAGAATAGACCAGCCAGTGGACATAACGAGTTCACCTATTAATGAAGTGCAGGAAAGTGAAGGAAGCTGTTTGGAGAGGACCCAAGTCGGCAGAGCCATGACCCCCAGTGTGACTGGGCAGCGCCCTGATCgtgaccatcagaaccagacaaGAGAAACAGAGGCTGATCCTGGAATTAAAGGTCACAACCCCCCTTCAACAGATCCAGTGCTCACGAATGACTGTACAAATGTTGATGCTGGGGGAGACTATGAACAGAagggaaagaagaggaagaaaaagaacaggaaaagagagggaggagatgatgaAAGTATAGAGGACCGAGTTGGGCAGCCTCCATGCCAAGAAGCTCCAGATTATCAGGAACTAGTCACCTGTGTGAGTACAAGCACCATACAGGGAGGAGAGGCTACTGAGATAACCCAGCATTCTGTGTCCGTGTCTGGTGAAATGATTATGCCAcagaaaaagaagagaaaaaaGGAGAAGAGGGATTCACCATGCCATGTTGATACAGATATATGCCTAAGACAGGAAGAGAACCCCAAGCTATCATCCCATGCTGGAGGTGGTGCTATAGTTCAGACCGAAGACATAGAACTGAAGAAAATGAAGAAAAAGTATAAGAATTCCACAGCACATGCCATCCTGGAGGAAGGACCAGAAAAAGGACATTTTCTGAATTTGAGTTTGGAAACACAGTTAGATGAGGTAATAGGACCCCAAAAGGGAACAAACATTTCAACCCTCCCTGAAgatactgtcataaacctacatGTAAATGCTACTGATATAAGACCGAAAACAATTGAGTGCTCTATCGTCCAACTTACTAAATTGGTAGCCCAGAGAAAGAAGCATAAAACCATGGCACCAATAGACAATTCTTTGGCACAGAGTGACGGCACAATTTATTTTAGGAAAAGGAAAAAGGCAAAGAAAGATGGGGATTCCTGCAGCAATGAAATGGTGGGAAATTATACTGAAATTCCTCTGACTAGAAGTACTTCATCTCAATCTGGTGAAATCAATACACCGGAGAAGAAAAACCGCAAACGAGATAAGAAACAGAATTCTGACATTCATGAAGATTCTTTGGCCAGACCCAAAGAGAATGTTGTGACCCATGAGAGGTCTGAAGAGAAGGTTACGGAGAAGAagcggaagaagaggaggaaatcttcAACTGAAGATGGCGCCGTTGTTCAACAACAACACGATAATATTCAAAAATTCCATATCACCCTCAAGAGTTCTGTGTCTGAATCCATTGACACTGTGCCACCAAGAAAAAAGGGGAAGAAAGATGGGGATGTAGTAACTCCTTTGAGCACAGAGGAGAGACGTCAAAAGGACAGCATACCACCTGAAACAGATGAGATCACTAGCccaagaaagaagaagaaaaagcgaGATGGGTCTAAAGACACTTGTTCTGTCATACACCAGGATACAGCAGCTCCACTGGAAAAAGAGAGTATTGGCATATCTTTGGAGGGGTGTGAGAGTTCTGCTTTGACTCCAGATGACACAGTTTCTCAgagaaaaaataagaaaaataagAATTCCCTCACCAAACATGATCCTGGGGGAAGACTGAAAAATTATGCAACTAAAATATCTCGGAGGATGAATGCAACTGTAAAAAATTCTAGACCAGAAGAGAAAAAAGCGATAGATACAGCTGAAGTGAGACTTGAAGCCGAAAGTGCCTTTatatcctcagagagaaagaggaaaaagaCAAAGAGGAGGAAATCCACTGATTACGAAGTACCAGCGGTAGGACATCAAGATAATGATAACACTGCAATACTAATTGAAACAACTCAGAGTTCTATGACCCAATACACAGAAACAGAgtcacagaagaagaagaagaagaagaagaagaaaataaatgATAACACTGCAATGCTAATTGAAACGACCCAGAGTTCTATGACCCAATCCACAGAAACAGagccacagaagaagaagaagaagaagaaa ataataAATAGAAAAACGAACAAGGAATCAGTTGCCACGACGCACACAGATGGAAGACAGACCGGGGAGATGTCAGAGGCGACGTCAGGCTGTCTGCCTTTACCACAGATTAATCCTGATCCAGTATCAATCTCCCATGAACTGGTTTCATCAGCAGAGAAGAAAAAGAAGCATGGAAAAGACAAGAGGATGATGTATGTATGA
- the LOC124010618 gene encoding uncharacterized protein LOC124010618 isoform X2: MASVSDLQARRVENNNTRTLLNSEGVYEAAEDNSSQIILENPDPDIVKTISHYFDAALSGQKYVLSHPVTDHGAESSADRDSGDSLFITQVPVSEVVRSVRRCHSKERSEFTCTIESEESGDEDGPATPQRKQQVSQAMKHHKRKAEKHGLKKYSFPFLGSVYRSKPLSSREWAYRNTHLPLLNSVTFSSKAIGGFFRCVKTLKKFSKGKATLASALPNRYLDKEGELSPLSEQEVESEGSDDDIRVVENTLLMPFLKNKNSQTWCYPSSEAEKQCRKFSSVSKDSTAKTKKRSTKKTQHLPHVKQTLSLVSKMIEDTPSKQSFAGSRRIVPEKCNMAEEETNPESVSCVRRCSSGRSLVRNETEEPSIHLADNTDGQEENDNMDISLTEWKTMLNIRFVSEDVEGSRIDQPVDITSSPINEVQESEGSCLERTQVGRAMTPSVTGQRPDRDHQNQTRETEADPGIKGHNPPSTDPVLTNDCTNVDAGGDYEQKGKKRKKKNRKREGGDDESIEDRVGQPPCQEAPDYQELVTCVSTSTIQGGEATEITQHSVSVSGEMIMPQKKKRKKEKRDSPCHVDTDICLRQEENPKLSSHAGGGAIVQTEDIELKKMKKKYKNSTAHAILEEGPEKGHFLNLSLETQLDEVIGPQKGTNISTLPEDTVINLHVNATDIRPKTIECSIVQLTKLVAQRKKHKTMAPIDNSLAQSDGTIYFRKRKKAKKDGDSCSNEMVGNYTEIPLTRSTSSQSGEINTPEKKNRKRDKKQNSDIHEDSLARPKENVVTHERSEEKVTEKKRKKRRKSSTEDGAVVQQQHDNIQKFHITLKSSVSESIDTVPPRKKGKKDGDVVTPLSTEERRQKDSIPPETDEITSPRKKKKKRDGSKDTCSVIHQDTAAPLEKESIGISLEGCESSALTPDDTVSQRKNKKNKNSLTKHDPGGRLKNYATKISRRMNATVKNSRPEEKKAIDTAEVRLEAESAFISSERKRKKTKRRKSTDYEVPAVGHQDNDNTAILIETTQSSMTQYTETESQKKKKKKKKKINDNTAMLIETTQSSMTQSTETEPQKKKKKKKINDNTAMLIETTQSSMTQSTETEPQKKKKKKKKKKKINDNTAMLIETTQSSMTQYTETESQKKKKKKIINRKTNKESVATTHTDGRQTGEMSEATSGCLPLPQINPDPVSISHELVSSAEKKKKHGKDKRMMYV; encoded by the exons ATGGCTTCTGTCAGTGACCTGCAAGCTCGACGAGTTGAAAATAATAATACACGCACTCTGTTGAACTCAGAAGGCGTTTATGAAGCAGCAGAAGATAATTCATCCCAGATCATTCTGGAGAACCCCGATCCTGATATCGTTAAAACAATCTCACATTATTTCGATGCTGCTCTCAGTGGGCAGAAATATGTGTTATCCCATCCCGTCACAGACCATGGCGCTGAGTCTTCAGCAGACAG GGATTCAGGGGACAGCCTGTTCATAACTCAAGTGCCAGTGTCTGAGGTGGTGAGGTCAGTGAGAAGATGTCACtcaaaggagaggtcagagttcacATGTACCATAGAATCAGAGGAGAGTGGGGACGAAGATGGACCTGCCACTCCCCAAAGGAAGCAGCAGGTCTCACAGGCAATGAAACATCACAAGAGGAAAGCAGAGAAGCATGGCCTGAAAAAGTACTCCTTTCCCTTTCTGGGGAGCGTTTACAGAAGTAAACCCCTATCTAGTCGAGAGTGGgcttacagaaacacacacctacCACTATTAAATAGTGTGACCTTCTCA AGTAAGGCAATTGGAGGCTTTTTTAGATGTGTCAAAACACTGAAGAAGTTCTCTAAAGGAAAAGCGACTTTAGCTTCAGCTTTACCAAACAGATATCTGGATAAGGAAGGTGAACTGTCTCCACTGTCAGA ACAGGAGGTGGAATCTGAAGGTAGTGATGATGACATCAGAGTGGTG GAAAATACACTTTTAATGCCATTCCTGAAAAATAAAAATAGTCAAACTTGGTGTTATCCATCATCTGAAGCTGAAAAGCAATGCAGAAAGTTTTCATCTGTAAGCAAAGACTCCACCGCCAAGACAAAGAAACGGAGCACAAAGAAAACACAACACCTCCCTCATGTTAAACAAACTCTTTCCTTGGTTTCCAAAATGATTGAAGACACACCATCAAAGCAGAGTTTTGCTGGGTCACGGCGAATCGTACCTGAGAAATGTAACATGGCAGAAGAAGAGACTAACCCAGAGTCAGTCAGTTGCGTTAGGAGATGTTCATCTGGTAGGAGTTTAGTACGCAATGAAACAGAAGAACCTAGTATACATTTAGCTGACAATACAGACGGACAGGAAGAGAACGACAACATGGACATTTCATTGACAGAATGGAAGACAATGCTGAATATCAGATTTGTCAGTGAGGACGTAGAGGGGAGTAGAATAGACCAGCCAGTGGACATAACGAGTTCACCTATTAATGAAGTGCAGGAAAGTGAAGGAAGCTGTTTGGAGAGGACCCAAGTCGGCAGAGCCATGACCCCCAGTGTGACTGGGCAGCGCCCTGATCgtgaccatcagaaccagacaaGAGAAACAGAGGCTGATCCTGGAATTAAAGGTCACAACCCCCCTTCAACAGATCCAGTGCTCACGAATGACTGTACAAATGTTGATGCTGGGGGAGACTATGAACAGAagggaaagaagaggaagaaaaagaacaggaaaagagagggaggagatgatgaAAGTATAGAGGACCGAGTTGGGCAGCCTCCATGCCAAGAAGCTCCAGATTATCAGGAACTAGTCACCTGTGTGAGTACAAGCACCATACAGGGAGGAGAGGCTACTGAGATAACCCAGCATTCTGTGTCCGTGTCTGGTGAAATGATTATGCCAcagaaaaagaagagaaaaaaGGAGAAGAGGGATTCACCATGCCATGTTGATACAGATATATGCCTAAGACAGGAAGAGAACCCCAAGCTATCATCCCATGCTGGAGGTGGTGCTATAGTTCAGACCGAAGACATAGAACTGAAGAAAATGAAGAAAAAGTATAAGAATTCCACAGCACATGCCATCCTGGAGGAAGGACCAGAAAAAGGACATTTTCTGAATTTGAGTTTGGAAACACAGTTAGATGAGGTAATAGGACCCCAAAAGGGAACAAACATTTCAACCCTCCCTGAAgatactgtcataaacctacatGTAAATGCTACTGATATAAGACCGAAAACAATTGAGTGCTCTATCGTCCAACTTACTAAATTGGTAGCCCAGAGAAAGAAGCATAAAACCATGGCACCAATAGACAATTCTTTGGCACAGAGTGACGGCACAATTTATTTTAGGAAAAGGAAAAAGGCAAAGAAAGATGGGGATTCCTGCAGCAATGAAATGGTGGGAAATTATACTGAAATTCCTCTGACTAGAAGTACTTCATCTCAATCTGGTGAAATCAATACACCGGAGAAGAAAAACCGCAAACGAGATAAGAAACAGAATTCTGACATTCATGAAGATTCTTTGGCCAGACCCAAAGAGAATGTTGTGACCCATGAGAGGTCTGAAGAGAAGGTTACGGAGAAGAagcggaagaagaggaggaaatcttcAACTGAAGATGGCGCCGTTGTTCAACAACAACACGATAATATTCAAAAATTCCATATCACCCTCAAGAGTTCTGTGTCTGAATCCATTGACACTGTGCCACCAAGAAAAAAGGGGAAGAAAGATGGGGATGTAGTAACTCCTTTGAGCACAGAGGAGAGACGTCAAAAGGACAGCATACCACCTGAAACAGATGAGATCACTAGCccaagaaagaagaagaaaaagcgaGATGGGTCTAAAGACACTTGTTCTGTCATACACCAGGATACAGCAGCTCCACTGGAAAAAGAGAGTATTGGCATATCTTTGGAGGGGTGTGAGAGTTCTGCTTTGACTCCAGATGACACAGTTTCTCAgagaaaaaataagaaaaataagAATTCCCTCACCAAACATGATCCTGGGGGAAGACTGAAAAATTATGCAACTAAAATATCTCGGAGGATGAATGCAACTGTAAAAAATTCTAGACCAGAAGAGAAAAAAGCGATAGATACAGCTGAAGTGAGACTTGAAGCCGAAAGTGCCTTTatatcctcagagagaaagaggaaaaagaCAAAGAGGAGGAAATCCACTGATTACGAAGTACCAGCGGTAGGACATCAAGATAATGATAACACTGCAATACTAATTGAAACAACTCAGAGTTCTATGACCCAATACACAGAAACAGAgtcacagaagaagaagaagaagaagaagaagaaaataaatgATAACACTGCAATGCTAATTGAAACGACCCAGAGTTCTATGACCCAATCCACAGAAACAGagccacagaagaagaagaagaagaagaaaataaatgATAACACTGCAATGCTAATTGAAACGACCCAGAGTTCTATGACCCAATCCACAGAAACGGagccacagaagaagaagaagaagaagaagaagaagaagaaaataaatgATAACACTGCAATGCTAATTGAAACGACCCAGAGTTCTATGACCCAATACACAGAAACAGAgtcacagaagaagaagaagaagaaaataataAATAGAAAAACGAACAAGGAATCAGTTGCCACGACGCACACAGATGGAAGACAGACCGGGGAGATGTCAGAGGCGACGTCAGGCTGTCTGCCTTTACCACAGATTAATCCTGATCCAGTATCAATCTCCCATGAACTGGTTTCATCAGCAGAGAAGAAAAAGAAGCATGGAAAAGACAAGAGGATGATGTATGTATGA